aaaactagaatgatctaaaattaacatggcacacattaaattgattaaaaactgtatagttgataggtctcaaaatgtaattgtaaatagaaAATTGTCatcgagtgggtgtgtttccagtgggatcccaCAAGGATCGGTTCATGGCCCTACACTATTATTtttgtcaatgacctggaagaaaacataaaatcatcacttataaagtttgtagatgacacagaAATAGTGGGAGTGTTAAATaatgaagacaggtcactgattcagactGATCTGAATTGCTTAGTAAAGTGTGTGCAAGCAAAGTattttaatatggataaatgtaaatgtatacatctaggaacaaagaatgtaggccatatgtACATGATGGGGGACTATATCCTAGGAAGCGGTGACACTGAAAAAGcttttggggtcatggtggataaacagctgaatgtgagctctcattgtgatgctgtggccaaaagagctaatgcaatcctgaaATGCATAAACAGCGGAACCTCTGGTTTATAACCCTATATTTTACCTCTGTCAGTAGCCCTGTATTCtatctctgtatttgacactggtgtgatcactactggaatattgtatCCAGCTCTGGCACCCACAATTCAAGGATGTCAACAAAttggagagttcagagaagagacatgagaatgattaaaggattagaacaCATGCCTGATAGTAATAGACTCAAAAaggtcaatctatttagcttaacaaagagaaggttaagggatgacttgagtACAGCCTATTAATATCTACacagggaataaatatttaataaagggctcttcagtctagcagagaaaggtataacataatccaatggctggaagtttaagctagacaaattcagactggaaataaggtgtaaattttttaacagtgagagtaattaattaggctaagattttgttacggatatttttagtaaaactcacaGACCGGTCAGGGGCAATAAAttaaaattcacggaagcccatGATCTGTCCCTGACTGTTACTAAAAATATTCCATGATAAAATGGGCacaggctgggcagctgcagggtggctgggagctctgggaccccaccacctgtggggcagAGAGCTACAgggtctccctgccccctccccagcagcggGGAACTCCGGGGTCCCCGTCACCCTCAGCAGCTGGGACCTGCAAGGTACCGCCGCAGCCTGTGGTGGCCAGGAGCTGCGGGGTACGCCCACCGCCCATGGCGGCTCAAAGCTTGGGGACCCGCTGCTTCAGGTGGTGGGGGTATCTCACGGCTCCCCGCCgctgggggaggtggcaggacccttcagCTCCTAGCTCCCGGGGCTGatgtcacagaggtctttggaagtcacggattctgtgaatTCTGCGACCTCCATGACGAAATCATAGCCttaataattaaccattggaacaatttaccaagggttgtggtggattctccagcactgaccatttttaaatgacgtttggattttttctaaaagGCATTCTCATTGTgaagtattttggggaagttcataatggtcccttctagctttgTAATCTATTAATTGTATGCATTTGTCAGTATTGTTTTCCATAATGCTTATGGACATatcctatttttattttttacaggaaCAATGTTTAACCAAATGGCAAAATGGGTACAATGTGACAACGAAACTGGCATATACTATGAGACCTGGACAGTTCGAGCAAGTCCTGACAAGCATGCGGTAGTGTGGTTTGAATCTTATGAATGCTCGAAATTTATATTAAGAACATACCAGAAGTTGGCCGATTTAGGGGCTGTATTTAATAAGATACAAACAAATTACACCAGCATTACTTTGTTTACTGGAGAACCCATTTATTTGGGGAATGAAACATCTATTTTTGGACCTCTAGGAAACAAGACGGTGGCTGCAGCCATAAGAGATTTCTACTATCTATTCAAACCTCATCAGTCTGTTGAAGAGTTCTTCTTGAATGTCTTAAAAATAGTAGATCAGGTTGTCTTGAACCACCAATTTTACCTCTTTTACAACTTAGAATACTGGCTTTTACCTATGAAGTCCCCTTACATCAAAATAACTTATGAAGAGATCCCTTTACCTAATGAAGACTATATGAAGGTTGGTTTGTAATTATTTCATTAGTTCCAAAAATGCCCTTTCTCCCAGATGTTCCTAAGGATGTTGATGTTATATTGGTACGATTACTGCAGAAATGGCAGCTCCTTATACTGTATCTGCAGTGAGAAGGCTTTTTTGAATGTAGGTTCTATGTATATTCATTGACTCTTCACCCAAGGAAGGGCAGAACAAAGAGTCCCCTGCTTGCTAGCTGCATTACAGCCCCGGAATTCTCAAGGGGTTTGGACCTGTCATTGGCCACATGATTGCCAATCATCTGCTTCTTCTTAAGGATGGGAATCTGCAGGAGCTGGTTACCAGCAGACACAGGGGCTTGCTAGCTTGACTCCATCAAAAATGTACCTTATACCCATTGGAACAGTGTATATTTCATATTTGAAAGGATGGAACTGGGACCAGTTGTCCTGGAACATGATGAAGTCAGCAGACATGGAAATGGGTTGAGAGCTGTTAGTAGATTACAGCTGTCATGCTGATGACTCCTTTGTtagaaggtggtggtggtgatgtgcAAAGTCTGACTCTGGTTCTAGGGAGTTAGCGTCTGAACACTTTGCTGTTGGTAA
The Eretmochelys imbricata isolate rEreImb1 chromosome 1, rEreImb1.hap1, whole genome shotgun sequence DNA segment above includes these coding regions:
- the CLN5 gene encoding bis(monoacylglycero)phosphate synthase CLN5; amino-acid sequence: MRADGHRELLLLLLVAGMPARFAGSQPQQQRKWPVPYRRFDYRPKTDPYCQARYTFCPTGCPIPVMKDEDVIEVYRLQAPVWEFKYGDLLGHLNIMHDAVGFKSSLTGKNYTMEWYELFQLGNCTFPHLRPDRDAPFWCNQGAACFYEGIDDVHWKENGTLVLVTTISGTMFNQMAKWVQCDNETGIYYETWTVRASPDKHAVVWFESYECSKFILRTYQKLADLGAVFNKIQTNYTSITLFTGEPIYLGNETSIFGPLGNKTVAAAIRDFYYLFKPHQSVEEFFLNVLKIVDQVVLNHQFYLFYNLEYWLLPMKSPYIKITYEEIPLPNEDYMKVGL